The proteins below come from a single Comamonas antarctica genomic window:
- a CDS encoding methyl-accepting chemotaxis protein: MNVLVLMRMATIRMRMVGAIVMVLTLLALLGGAGMWGMLRIHDMSQQFIDQSHTKLRHLVDLRKSMADVRLAEKDMIIQYERPEAVRKAQGEWNQGLENAKSIGGRFLTGGEDADKALITSVLARLDSYSQKFQHVARQLEAGGYDTATIANRMGANAMAEFAEADKTMVELEKLLNSQVDALIAQEQAVADQTQWLFVLAVAIAILLVVPLTLLNMVSICRPLERVRETTRAIAQGDLSQRTEIVGRDEVAELQRSLEEMQDGLSTMVRQVRDASGNIATASQEIASGNEDLSARTEQTASNLQETVASLSQLTSTVQQTASSSQLANQLSASASGTATQGGQIVQQAVVSMQEITASSRKIGDIIGLIDSIAFQTNILALNAAVEAARAGEQGRGFAVVAGEVRNLAQRSAQAASEIKALIQSSEQAVGGGVRQVEDAGKAMQEIVSSVQRVGDIIGEITAASGEQSSGIGQVNQAVGDIDQMTQQNAALVEQSAAAAQSLREQAARLAQVVSQFRLANDTGMMRAAVGYAAGQTPQSAQPVEPALVTAAPSRPLISA, encoded by the coding sequence ATGAATGTTTTGGTGCTCATGCGGATGGCCACCATCCGGATGCGGATGGTTGGCGCGATTGTGATGGTGCTGACGCTGCTCGCGCTGCTCGGCGGTGCGGGTATGTGGGGGATGCTGCGCATCCATGACATGAGCCAGCAGTTCATCGACCAGTCGCATACCAAGCTGCGCCACTTGGTGGACCTGCGCAAATCGATGGCCGATGTGCGCCTGGCCGAAAAGGACATGATCATCCAGTACGAGCGTCCCGAAGCGGTGCGCAAGGCCCAGGGCGAATGGAACCAGGGCCTCGAGAATGCGAAAAGCATTGGCGGCCGTTTCCTCACCGGCGGCGAGGACGCGGACAAGGCGCTGATCACCAGCGTGCTGGCGCGCCTGGACAGCTACAGCCAGAAGTTCCAGCATGTGGCGCGCCAGCTCGAAGCCGGCGGCTACGACACCGCGACCATTGCCAATCGCATGGGCGCCAACGCCATGGCCGAGTTTGCCGAGGCCGACAAGACCATGGTCGAGCTGGAAAAGCTGCTCAACAGCCAGGTGGACGCATTGATCGCGCAGGAGCAGGCCGTGGCCGACCAGACGCAGTGGCTGTTCGTGCTGGCGGTGGCGATTGCCATCCTGCTGGTGGTGCCGCTGACGCTGCTGAACATGGTCTCGATCTGCCGTCCGCTGGAGCGGGTGCGCGAGACCACGCGTGCGATCGCGCAGGGCGACCTGTCGCAGCGCACCGAGATCGTCGGCCGCGATGAAGTCGCCGAGCTGCAGCGCTCGCTGGAGGAAATGCAGGACGGCCTGAGCACCATGGTGCGCCAGGTGCGCGATGCCAGCGGCAACATTGCCACGGCCAGCCAGGAAATCGCTTCGGGCAACGAAGACCTGTCGGCGCGTACCGAGCAGACCGCGAGCAACCTGCAGGAAACCGTGGCCTCGCTGTCGCAGCTGACCTCGACGGTGCAGCAGACCGCCTCGTCTTCGCAGCTTGCCAACCAGCTCTCGGCCTCGGCTTCGGGCACGGCCACGCAGGGCGGCCAGATCGTGCAGCAGGCCGTGGTCAGCATGCAGGAAATCACCGCCTCGAGCCGCAAGATCGGCGACATCATCGGCCTGATCGATTCGATTGCCTTCCAGACCAACATCCTGGCGCTGAACGCGGCGGTGGAAGCCGCACGCGCGGGCGAGCAAGGCCGCGGCTTTGCCGTGGTGGCCGGCGAGGTACGCAACCTGGCCCAGCGCTCTGCGCAGGCCGCCAGCGAGATCAAGGCGCTGATCCAGAGCAGCGAACAGGCCGTGGGCGGCGGCGTGCGCCAGGTCGAGGATGCGGGCAAGGCCATGCAGGAGATCGTCAGCAGCGTGCAGCGCGTGGGCGACATCATTGGCGAGATCACCGCGGCCTCGGGCGAACAGTCGTCGGGCATTGGCCAGGTGAACCAGGCCGTGGGCGATATCGACCAGATGACGCAGCAGAACGCGGCGCTGGTCGAGCAATCGGCCGCGGCTGCGCAGTCGCTGCGCGAGCAGGCCGCACGCCTGGCCCAGGTCGTGAGCCAGTTCCGCCTGGCCAACGACACCGGCATGATGCGTGCCGCGGTCGGCTATGCCGCAGGCCAGACGCCGCAGTCGGCCCAGCCGGTCGAGCCGGCACTGGTGACGGCCGCGCCGAGCCGGCCGCTGATCAGCGCCTGA
- a CDS encoding ABC transporter ATP-binding protein: METHTTGSAAAPLLQVDGITLAFGGVKALNGVGFAVQPGSITAVIGPNGAGKTSLFNTISGFYRPNQGRILFEGADISQVHAPQRAKLGLGRSFQNIALFRGMTVLDNIKLGRHAHLKTHVLDALFYLGRARREEAALRAEIEERIIDFLEIDHIRHAPVAALPYGLQKRVEMARALAMQPKVLMLDEPVAGMNREETEDMARFILDVRAEWGVTVLMVEHDMGMVMDLSDHVVVLNFGQVIAQGTPAQVQADPEVIRAYLGSGDVGDLRQRLHAGLQGAAAEGS, encoded by the coding sequence ATGGAGACACACACCACAGGCAGCGCCGCTGCCCCCCTGCTGCAGGTCGATGGCATCACGCTGGCGTTTGGCGGCGTCAAGGCGCTCAATGGCGTGGGTTTTGCCGTCCAGCCGGGCTCGATCACCGCCGTGATCGGCCCGAACGGCGCGGGCAAGACCTCGCTGTTCAACACCATCTCCGGTTTTTACCGGCCCAATCAGGGCCGGATCCTGTTCGAGGGCGCTGACATCAGCCAGGTGCACGCGCCGCAGCGCGCCAAGCTCGGCCTGGGCCGCAGCTTCCAGAACATCGCGCTGTTCCGCGGCATGACAGTGCTCGACAACATCAAGCTCGGCCGCCATGCGCACCTCAAGACCCACGTGCTCGATGCGCTGTTCTACCTGGGCCGCGCGCGCCGCGAGGAGGCCGCGCTGCGCGCCGAGATCGAGGAGCGCATCATCGACTTCCTCGAGATCGACCATATCCGCCACGCGCCGGTCGCGGCCCTGCCCTACGGCCTGCAAAAGCGCGTCGAAATGGCCCGCGCGCTGGCCATGCAGCCCAAGGTGCTGATGCTCGACGAACCCGTGGCCGGCATGAACCGCGAGGAAACCGAGGACATGGCGCGCTTCATTCTCGATGTGCGCGCCGAATGGGGCGTCACGGTGCTCATGGTCGAACACGACATGGGCATGGTCATGGACCTGTCCGACCATGTGGTGGTGCTGAACTTCGGCCAGGTCATTGCCCAGGGCACGCCGGCCCAGGTCCAGGCGGACCCCGAGGTGATCCGCGCCTATCTGGGTTCCGGCGATGTCGGCGACCTGCGCCAGCGGCTGCATGCGGGCCTGCAAGGCGCTGCCGCGGAAGGATCATGA
- a CDS encoding heavy-metal-associated domain-containing protein, with amino-acid sequence MQHVFEVQGMTCGHCEKAVTQAVQRIDAHASVQIDRGQNRVVVDSSADPAALRAAIEEEGYQVA; translated from the coding sequence ATGCAACATGTATTTGAAGTCCAGGGAATGACCTGCGGCCACTGCGAAAAGGCCGTGACCCAAGCCGTGCAACGCATCGATGCCCACGCCAGCGTGCAGATCGATCGCGGCCAGAACCGCGTGGTGGTCGACAGCAGCGCAGACCCGGCGGCGCTGCGGGCCGCGATCGAGGAAGAAGGCTACCAGGTGGCTTGA
- a CDS encoding TetR/AcrR family transcriptional regulator: protein MKTSLHPEDSLDEEPLWPATQHRPQQREAKRQAVLSAAAQLFNERGYHATSLDDIAARLGVSKPTLYYYVKNKEEILLGCVRQGLQLMLDGIEASRSAGGTALDQLTACMQVYARIVTQDFGMCLIRVGDEQISASNRAELRRIKAAIDHEFRRLVAQGVQEGSLAPCDPKMAAFVIGGALSWIGRWYQAGGEYSPEEVAQQCLKTLLAGVLRR from the coding sequence ATGAAGACCTCCCTGCACCCCGAAGACAGCCTCGATGAAGAGCCGCTGTGGCCCGCCACGCAGCACCGCCCGCAGCAGCGCGAGGCCAAGCGCCAGGCCGTGCTGTCGGCGGCCGCGCAGCTGTTCAACGAGCGCGGCTATCACGCCACTTCGCTTGACGACATTGCCGCGCGGCTGGGTGTGAGCAAACCGACGCTGTACTACTACGTGAAGAACAAGGAGGAGATCCTGCTGGGCTGCGTGCGCCAGGGGCTGCAGCTGATGCTCGATGGCATCGAGGCCTCACGCAGCGCGGGCGGCACCGCGCTCGACCAGCTCACGGCCTGCATGCAGGTGTATGCGCGCATCGTCACGCAGGACTTCGGCATGTGCCTGATCCGCGTCGGCGACGAGCAGATCTCGGCAAGCAATCGCGCCGAGCTGCGGCGCATCAAGGCCGCGATCGACCATGAATTCCGCCGGCTGGTGGCCCAGGGCGTGCAGGAAGGCAGCCTCGCGCCCTGTGATCCAAAGATGGCGGCTTTCGTGATCGGCGGCGCGCTGAGCTGGATAGGGCGGTGGTATCAGGCGGGTGGGGAGTATTCGCCGGAAGAAGTGGCGCAGCAATGTCTGAAGACGCTGCTGGCGGGGGTGTTGAGGCGCTAG
- the gstA gene encoding glutathione transferase GstA yields MKLYYSPGACSLSPQIVLQESGLAYEPVLASTKTHQLADGTDFYTINPLGYVPVLELDNGARLREGPAIVQYIADQAPEKNLAPANGSFERYQLQQWLNFIGTEIHKGFGPMFKPDTPENYKPIALAALSKRMQWVDGQLAGKSYLLGEQFSVADAYFFTVSRWSGFVGLDLSGMPNIRAFQERMEQRPAVQAALKIEAKK; encoded by the coding sequence ATGAAGCTCTACTACAGCCCCGGCGCCTGTTCGCTGTCCCCGCAAATCGTGCTGCAGGAATCGGGCCTGGCCTATGAACCCGTGCTGGCCAGCACCAAGACCCATCAGCTGGCCGATGGCACCGACTTCTACACCATCAACCCGCTGGGCTATGTGCCCGTGCTCGAACTCGACAACGGTGCGCGCCTGCGCGAAGGCCCGGCCATCGTGCAATACATTGCCGACCAGGCGCCCGAGAAGAACCTGGCCCCGGCCAACGGCAGCTTCGAGCGCTATCAGCTGCAGCAATGGCTCAACTTCATCGGCACCGAAATCCACAAGGGCTTCGGTCCGATGTTCAAGCCGGACACGCCCGAGAACTACAAGCCGATCGCGCTGGCGGCCCTGAGCAAGCGCATGCAGTGGGTGGACGGGCAGCTGGCCGGCAAGAGCTATCTGCTGGGCGAGCAGTTCAGCGTTGCCGATGCGTATTTCTTCACGGTGTCGCGTTGGAGCGGATTTGTCGGGCTCGATCTGTCGGGCATGCCCAATATCCGCGCGTTCCAGGAGCGCATGGAACAGCGCCCAGCGGTGCAGGCGGCGCTGAAGATCGAAGCGAAGAAATAA
- a CDS encoding branched-chain amino acid ABC transporter permease, producing the protein MRIGTLKQSYVADAALFDSRTQKVWLAVAGALLLLFPFMASDYWLYLACLVSINVASATGLNILTGYTGLVSLGQAAFMGLGAYTVAILETRLGTPFLLNLLAGGIVAMLGGLVVGIPSLRVKGLYLAIATIAASFIAHFLFANLAFTDGTTGISMPPAKFFGVPLDTSFRLYWVIVPITLLLLLGAANLFRTRIGRAFIAIRDRDISAEVLGIPLLRYKLLSFGLSSFYAGVAGGLWAYFFRVVTPESFPLLMSIFFLAAIIVGGMGSILGGILGAAFMTMVPELLKLVVDLLPGGSELTVFLSPVRTIVFGLLIIGFLVFEPLGLAEVWRRIRRFFHLWPFRN; encoded by the coding sequence ATGCGCATCGGCACCCTCAAGCAAAGCTATGTCGCCGACGCGGCGCTGTTCGACTCGCGCACGCAGAAGGTCTGGCTGGCCGTCGCGGGCGCGCTGCTGCTGCTGTTTCCATTCATGGCCAGCGACTACTGGCTGTATCTGGCCTGCCTGGTCAGCATCAACGTGGCGAGCGCCACGGGCCTCAACATCCTCACCGGCTACACCGGCCTGGTGAGCCTGGGCCAGGCGGCCTTCATGGGCCTGGGTGCCTACACCGTGGCGATTCTCGAAACCCGGCTGGGCACGCCCTTCCTGCTCAATCTGCTGGCCGGCGGCATCGTCGCCATGCTGGGCGGGCTGGTGGTCGGCATCCCCTCGCTGCGCGTCAAGGGGCTGTACCTCGCCATCGCCACGATCGCCGCTTCGTTCATTGCCCACTTCCTGTTTGCCAACCTGGCATTCACCGACGGCACCACGGGCATCTCGATGCCGCCCGCCAAGTTCTTCGGCGTTCCGCTCGACACCTCGTTTCGCCTCTATTGGGTGATCGTGCCGATCACGCTGCTGCTGCTGCTGGGCGCGGCCAATCTGTTTCGCACGCGCATCGGCCGGGCCTTCATTGCGATCCGCGACCGCGACATCTCGGCCGAGGTGCTGGGCATCCCGCTGCTGCGCTACAAGCTGCTGTCGTTCGGCCTGTCGTCGTTCTACGCGGGCGTGGCGGGCGGGCTCTGGGCGTATTTCTTCCGCGTGGTCACGCCCGAGAGCTTTCCGCTCTTGATGTCGATCTTCTTCCTGGCCGCGATCATCGTCGGCGGCATGGGCTCCATCCTCGGCGGCATCCTGGGCGCGGCGTTCATGACCATGGTGCCCGAGCTGCTCAAGCTGGTGGTCGACCTGCTGCCCGGCGGCAGCGAGCTCACGGTGTTCCTGTCGCCGGTGCGCACCATCGTCTTCGGCCTGCTGATCATTGGTTTTCTGGTGTTCGAGCCGCTGGGGCTCGCAGAAGTGTGGCGGCGCATTCGCCGCTTTTTCCACCTGTGGCCTTTCCGCAATTGA
- a CDS encoding branched-chain amino acid ABC transporter permease, giving the protein MMDWAYLFEISLTGLASGGLYALAALAFVMVYKATRVVNIAIGEILMVGAYLFFTFSASLALPLWLAIPAAVLCCGLLGAVIERTIIRPLLGEPPISVFMVTVGLASVLVGLVEMIWTADQRRLPDFMPTQPIMIGEAFLAPKIFWGAVIAVVFIAAVLLVLRFWRGGVALRATASDQAAAYSMGINVPRVFSLAWVVSAMIAAVSGIIVGSIGGISSSMGVFGLSVLVVVIVGGLDSVLGALLGGLFIGLIEALAGAYLGGEYKLLSTFIMLVIVLMIRPYGLFGTREIERL; this is encoded by the coding sequence ATGATGGACTGGGCCTACCTGTTTGAAATCAGCCTCACGGGCCTGGCCAGCGGCGGCCTTTATGCCCTCGCGGCGCTGGCCTTCGTCATGGTCTACAAGGCCACGCGCGTGGTGAACATCGCCATCGGCGAGATCCTGATGGTCGGCGCGTATCTGTTCTTCACCTTCTCGGCGAGCCTGGCGCTGCCGCTGTGGCTTGCGATCCCGGCCGCGGTGCTGTGCTGCGGGCTGCTGGGCGCGGTCATCGAACGGACCATCATCCGCCCGCTGCTGGGCGAGCCGCCGATCTCGGTGTTCATGGTCACCGTGGGCCTGGCCTCGGTGCTGGTGGGCCTGGTGGAGATGATCTGGACCGCCGACCAGCGCCGCCTGCCCGACTTCATGCCCACGCAGCCGATCATGATCGGCGAAGCCTTTCTCGCGCCCAAGATCTTCTGGGGCGCGGTGATTGCCGTGGTGTTCATTGCCGCGGTGCTGCTGGTGCTGCGCTTTTGGCGCGGCGGCGTCGCGCTGCGCGCCACCGCGTCGGACCAGGCCGCGGCCTATTCCATGGGCATCAACGTGCCGCGCGTGTTCTCGCTGGCCTGGGTGGTCTCGGCCATGATTGCCGCGGTCTCGGGAATCATCGTCGGCTCGATCGGCGGCATCTCGTCGTCGATGGGCGTGTTCGGGCTGTCGGTGCTGGTGGTGGTGATCGTCGGCGGACTCGACAGCGTGCTCGGCGCGCTGCTCGGCGGGCTGTTCATCGGCCTGATCGAGGCGCTGGCTGGCGCCTACCTCGGCGGCGAATACAAGCTGCTGAGCACCTTCATCATGCTGGTCATCGTGCTCATGATCCGGCCCTACGGCCTGTTCGGCACGCGTGAAATCGAGAGGCTGTAG
- a CDS encoding heavy metal translocating P-type ATPase, producing MNTSSTPPPGPTLSDVDFGVSGMTCASCVGRVERALQRVPGVAQASVNLATESVRVQVKADAGQTAAQTQARLMRAVRDAGYEPHPLSADGPPQQVSAWAGFGPVALGIALSLPLVLPMVGMLWGAHWMLPAWLQFVLATPVQFVLGARFYKAGWHALKAGTGNMDLLVALGTSAGWGLSMWLWLTAPSGTEPHLYFEASAVVITLVMLGKWLEGRAKRQTTEAIRALHALRPDTAHLLGRDGEVDVPVAEVMLGDRIVVRPGERIPVDGVLREGHTQVDESMLTGEPLPVSRETGDALTGGSINGEGRIVLEVQAVGNETVLARIIRLVEDAQAGKAPIQRLVDKVAAVFVPVVLGIALVTLVGWLLAGAPAEEALIHAVAVLVIACPCALGLATPTAIMAGTGVAAKQGILIKDAQTLELAHRVDTVAFDKTGTLTQGKPQLTRFMALPGTDENALLARVASVQSGSEHPLARAVMQAAQARQLEVATPEQVRAVAGRGTEGRAQGSELLIGSLRWMRELELRGLDAAPWAEAAAQWQQDGATVSAVAERSAQGLELRALLGFGDEPKPGAAEALAELKARGLRTVMVSGDNRGAAQAMARRLGLDPDQGEVLAEVLPADKAAQIARLRDAGQGGRIVAMVGDGVNDAPALAAADVGMAMGNGTDVAMHAAGITLMRGDPRLVAQALDLSRRTVAKIRQNLFWAFAFNVAGIPLAALGYLSPVVAGAAMALSSVTVMTNALLLKKTAYTR from the coding sequence ATGAATACCTCGTCGACTCCTCCTCCAGGCCCCACGCTCAGCGACGTGGACTTTGGCGTATCCGGCATGACCTGCGCCAGTTGCGTCGGCCGTGTCGAGCGCGCCCTGCAGCGCGTACCGGGCGTGGCGCAGGCCTCGGTCAACCTGGCGACCGAAAGCGTGCGCGTGCAGGTCAAGGCCGATGCCGGCCAGACCGCGGCGCAGACGCAGGCCCGGCTGATGCGCGCCGTGCGCGACGCCGGCTATGAGCCGCACCCGTTATCGGCCGACGGGCCGCCGCAGCAGGTCTCGGCCTGGGCAGGGTTCGGCCCGGTGGCGCTGGGCATTGCGTTGTCGCTGCCGCTGGTGCTGCCCATGGTCGGCATGCTCTGGGGCGCGCACTGGATGCTGCCGGCGTGGCTGCAGTTCGTGCTGGCAACACCGGTGCAGTTCGTGCTGGGCGCGCGCTTTTACAAGGCCGGCTGGCATGCGCTCAAGGCGGGCACGGGCAATATGGATCTGCTGGTGGCACTGGGCACTTCGGCGGGCTGGGGCCTGTCGATGTGGCTGTGGCTCACGGCACCGTCCGGCACCGAGCCGCATCTGTACTTCGAGGCGTCGGCGGTGGTGATCACGCTGGTGATGCTGGGCAAGTGGCTCGAAGGCCGCGCCAAGCGCCAGACCACCGAGGCCATCCGCGCGTTGCATGCGCTGCGCCCCGACACCGCGCACCTGCTGGGCCGCGATGGCGAGGTCGATGTGCCCGTGGCCGAAGTGATGCTCGGCGACCGCATCGTGGTGCGCCCGGGCGAGCGCATTCCCGTCGATGGTGTGCTGCGCGAAGGCCATACCCAGGTCGATGAGTCGATGCTGACCGGCGAACCGCTGCCGGTTTCACGTGAAACCGGCGATGCGTTGACCGGCGGCTCGATCAATGGCGAGGGCCGCATCGTGCTCGAGGTGCAGGCCGTCGGCAACGAGACCGTGCTGGCGCGCATCATCCGGCTGGTCGAGGATGCGCAGGCGGGCAAGGCGCCGATTCAGCGGCTCGTGGACAAGGTCGCGGCGGTGTTCGTGCCGGTGGTGCTGGGCATTGCGCTGGTCACGCTCGTGGGCTGGCTGCTGGCTGGCGCGCCCGCCGAAGAGGCGCTGATCCATGCGGTCGCGGTGCTGGTCATCGCCTGTCCCTGCGCGCTCGGGCTGGCCACGCCCACGGCCATCATGGCCGGCACGGGCGTGGCCGCGAAGCAGGGCATCCTGATCAAGGATGCGCAGACGCTGGAGCTGGCCCACCGCGTCGACACCGTGGCCTTCGACAAGACCGGCACGCTGACCCAGGGCAAGCCGCAGTTGACGCGCTTCATGGCGCTGCCCGGCACCGACGAGAATGCGCTGCTGGCACGCGTGGCCAGCGTGCAAAGCGGCAGCGAACATCCGCTGGCGCGTGCCGTGATGCAGGCCGCGCAGGCGCGGCAGCTGGAGGTCGCCACACCTGAGCAGGTGCGCGCCGTGGCAGGGCGCGGCACCGAGGGTCGGGCCCAGGGCAGCGAACTGCTGATCGGCAGCCTGCGCTGGATGCGCGAGCTGGAATTGCGCGGCCTGGATGCCGCACCCTGGGCCGAGGCCGCGGCGCAGTGGCAGCAGGACGGCGCGACGGTCTCGGCCGTCGCCGAGCGCAGCGCCCAGGGCCTCGAACTGCGCGCGTTGCTGGGCTTTGGCGATGAGCCCAAGCCCGGTGCGGCCGAGGCGCTGGCCGAACTCAAGGCCCGCGGTTTGCGCACCGTGATGGTCTCGGGCGACAACCGCGGCGCGGCGCAGGCGATGGCGCGGCGCCTGGGGCTTGACCCCGATCAAGGCGAGGTGCTGGCCGAGGTGCTGCCGGCCGACAAGGCCGCGCAGATTGCGCGCCTGCGCGATGCGGGCCAGGGCGGCCGCATCGTGGCCATGGTGGGCGATGGCGTGAACGACGCGCCCGCGCTGGCGGCGGCCGATGTCGGTATGGCCATGGGCAACGGCACCGACGTGGCCATGCACGCGGCCGGCATCACGCTGATGCGCGGCGACCCGCGGCTGGTGGCGCAGGCGCTGGACCTTTCGCGGCGCACCGTGGCCAAGATCCGGCAGAACCTGTTCTGGGCTTTTGCGTTCAACGTGGCCGGGATTCCGCTCGCGGCACTGGGCTATCTGAGCCCGGTGGTGGCCGGGGCGGCCATGGCCCTGAGCTCGGTGACGGTCATGACCAATGCCTTGTTGTTGAAAAAGACCGCATATACCCGCTAA
- the cueR gene encoding Cu(I)-responsive transcriptional regulator, producing MPSTLSSTPQWPVAIGEAARRAGVSARMLRHYEGLGLLARVARSDSGYRQYSEADVHVLRFIRRSRDLGFSIEEITTLLGLWQDQERTSASVKQIAQAHIDTLSERIAAMQAMQRSLQSLVQCCHGDDRPDCPILDDLAAADEV from the coding sequence ATGCCGTCAACACTGTCATCCACACCGCAATGGCCGGTGGCCATTGGCGAAGCGGCGCGCCGCGCGGGCGTGTCGGCGCGCATGCTGCGCCACTACGAAGGCCTGGGCCTGCTGGCGCGCGTGGCGCGCAGCGACAGCGGCTACCGCCAATACAGCGAAGCCGATGTGCATGTGCTGCGCTTCATCCGCCGCAGCCGCGACCTGGGGTTCTCGATCGAGGAAATCACCACCCTGCTGGGCCTGTGGCAGGACCAGGAGCGCACCAGCGCCAGCGTCAAGCAGATTGCCCAGGCGCATATCGACACCCTGTCCGAGCGCATCGCCGCGATGCAGGCCATGCAGCGCAGCCTGCAGTCGCTGGTGCAGTGCTGCCATGGCGACGACCGGCCGGATTGCCCGATATTGGACGATCTGGCGGCCGCGGATGAAGTGTGA
- a CDS encoding alkene reductase, with protein MPTLFDPVKAGKLQLPNRIAMAPLTRNRSPEAIPTELTATYYAQRASAGLLISEATAISQQGQGYADVPGLYGSEQLEGWKRVTDAVHEAGGRIVTQLWHVGRISHESLQPDQQAPVAPSAITAKSKTYLIDAETGKGHFAPTSAPRALDPTELPGIVHSFVVAARNAVQTAGFDGVEIHAANGYLLDQFLKTGANQRTDDYGGSIANRARLLLEVTRAVADAIGGERTGIRLSPVTPANDIVDDDPQPLFEHVVRELAKLDLAYMHIIEGATGGPRDLPERPFDYAALQSAYRSAGGQGAWMVNNGYDREAAIDAVARGHADIVAFGKAFISNPDLVHRLHDDLPLAPWDQSTFYGGGAKGYTDYPRYGAK; from the coding sequence ATGCCCACCCTGTTCGATCCTGTCAAAGCCGGCAAGCTGCAATTGCCCAACCGCATCGCCATGGCGCCGCTGACGCGCAATCGCTCGCCTGAAGCCATTCCCACGGAACTGACCGCCACCTACTACGCGCAGCGCGCCAGCGCCGGCCTGCTGATCAGCGAGGCCACGGCCATCAGCCAGCAGGGCCAGGGCTACGCCGATGTGCCCGGCCTCTACGGCTCGGAGCAGCTCGAAGGCTGGAAGCGCGTGACCGATGCCGTGCATGAAGCCGGCGGGCGCATCGTGACCCAGCTGTGGCACGTGGGCCGGATCTCGCATGAATCGCTGCAGCCGGACCAGCAGGCGCCCGTGGCGCCGTCGGCCATCACGGCCAAATCCAAGACCTATCTGATCGACGCCGAGACCGGCAAGGGCCATTTCGCGCCCACCTCGGCGCCGCGCGCGCTCGACCCCACCGAGCTGCCGGGAATCGTCCACAGCTTCGTGGTCGCGGCGCGCAACGCGGTGCAGACCGCCGGGTTCGACGGCGTGGAAATCCATGCCGCCAACGGCTACCTGCTCGACCAGTTCCTCAAGACCGGCGCCAACCAGCGCACCGACGACTACGGCGGCAGCATCGCCAACCGCGCGCGCCTGCTGCTCGAGGTGACGCGTGCGGTGGCCGATGCCATCGGCGGCGAGCGCACCGGCATCCGCCTGTCGCCCGTGACGCCCGCCAACGACATCGTCGACGATGATCCGCAGCCGCTGTTCGAGCATGTGGTGCGCGAACTCGCGAAGCTGGACCTGGCCTATATGCACATCATCGAAGGCGCGACCGGCGGCCCGCGCGACCTGCCCGAGCGCCCGTTCGACTATGCCGCGCTGCAATCGGCCTACCGCAGCGCGGGCGGCCAGGGCGCATGGATGGTCAACAACGGCTACGACCGCGAAGCTGCCATCGACGCCGTGGCCCGCGGCCATGCCGACATCGTGGCCTTCGGCAAGGCCTTCATCTCCAACCCCGACCTGGTGCATCGGCTGCACGACGACCTGCCGCTCGCGCCCTGGGACCAGAGCACCTTCTATGGCGGCGGCGCCAAGGGCTATACGGACTACCCGCGCTACGGCGCCAAGTAA